A genomic stretch from Deltaproteobacteria bacterium includes:
- a CDS encoding glutathione peroxidase, with amino-acid sequence MAASFYDFSAQSLDGKDVSMAEFKGKVVLVVNVASKCGFTPQYTGLEELYKKYKERGLVILGFPCNQFGNQEPGSSAEIKQFCSLNYPVSFPIFSKVEVNGDQAHPLYNYLKREQTGLLGTEAVKWNFTKFLVDRSGKVVDRYAPQTTPESLGPDIEKLLAQ; translated from the coding sequence ATGGCCGCTTCTTTTTACGATTTCTCGGCTCAGTCTCTCGATGGCAAAGATGTTTCGATGGCTGAATTCAAGGGCAAAGTAGTTCTTGTCGTTAATGTCGCGAGTAAATGTGGTTTCACGCCCCAGTACACAGGACTGGAGGAGCTCTACAAGAAGTACAAAGAGCGCGGGCTTGTCATCCTCGGCTTTCCTTGCAATCAGTTCGGCAATCAAGAGCCAGGGTCATCAGCGGAGATTAAGCAATTTTGCAGCTTAAATTACCCTGTCAGTTTCCCGATCTTTTCCAAGGTTGAGGTTAATGGTGACCAGGCACACCCGCTCTACAACTACCTTAAGCGGGAGCAAACTGGGCTCCTTGGCACCGAGGCGGTGAAATGGAACTTCACCAAGTTTCTAGTCGATCGCAGTGGTAAAGTTGTGGATCGCTATGCACCACAGACCACACCAGAGAGTCTAGGACCCGACATTGAGAAACTGCTGGCACAGTGA
- a CDS encoding DEAD/DEAH box helicase: MSKRRRSSQSSPSSQGSRSSRSSRDNRHDRRKSAKSESDFARPGRRDGGRDSEHVNPATAKAKAETEAQIRAWLDAAIAPPTRQATGEIALDPWQEQVLAALMAGESVVVDAPTTAGKTRAVEVFFRAKLNDPLFRAAYTTPVKSLSNDKLREFRAMFGSENVGIATGDIKENLHAPIVVATLESYRNSLLGVEPDLGRTLVVFDEYHYLQDESRGSSWEEALILTPQGCQILLLSASVANAEQFTEWLREIHPHRPCRLVRTEKRPVPLVDLVFHGGHWLLPNTLPSGSMRPPQPGRPDAPVRQETIAERAEGLMALGLTPTIVYCGRRLACETMAAMICRHLSPLSPEEAERIGASLAASQEEFRGLSFISPQLRQMLQVYGVGYHHSGLAAPARMAVEALVKDGLLRFCAATMGLSLGINFSVRSALIADYQRPGELGFTDYAPSEVLQMLGRAGRRGKDAVGFSLWPSPVAYKRLGNAQRDRITSRLRSDPTTFLGLVGRGFSLRAIENFYSKSFRRFTDQGIDLSLMTKSRLVKKLSERDLPCDSPAAAVAAFWNKQESPCTGCRLRAKCHPILKAKSAGSLAALHVHLHKIGALNADESLSNFGSIARYFPQAGGLVMARLIADRQITPDNLSRAVELAASMTLARFKEPGTDARYRLPFGEYGVEDMLLQMYPYELFPEVYDPPFRQRTYPVIREYNPAAGYVVREWIQGMPWKDLIANTTHEHYGTGDVMSLILRSATYLQSMVQAGIPQLADLAKDLRSIMLREPLSFVLAI, encoded by the coding sequence GTGAGTAAACGTCGCCGCAGTTCCCAGAGTTCCCCGAGTTCCCAGGGCTCCCGCAGTTCTCGCAGCTCGCGTGATAACCGCCACGACCGGCGCAAATCTGCCAAATCCGAGAGCGACTTCGCGCGACCGGGCAGGCGTGACGGTGGACGTGATTCTGAGCACGTTAATCCTGCAACGGCCAAGGCCAAGGCGGAGACAGAAGCGCAAATTCGTGCGTGGCTCGATGCTGCTATCGCGCCACCCACCCGCCAAGCAACGGGGGAAATAGCCCTAGATCCGTGGCAGGAGCAAGTGCTGGCGGCACTGATGGCTGGTGAATCGGTGGTGGTGGATGCACCAACAACGGCCGGCAAGACGCGTGCTGTTGAGGTTTTTTTCCGCGCGAAATTAAACGATCCACTCTTTCGCGCTGCCTACACAACCCCGGTCAAAAGTCTTTCCAATGACAAATTGCGCGAATTTCGCGCCATGTTTGGCTCGGAGAACGTGGGGATCGCCACCGGCGATATCAAAGAAAATTTGCACGCGCCTATTGTTGTCGCCACACTCGAGAGTTACCGCAACTCCCTGCTTGGCGTCGAGCCGGACCTCGGACGCACGTTAGTTGTGTTTGACGAATACCATTATCTCCAGGACGAGAGCCGAGGTAGCAGCTGGGAAGAGGCTCTGATCTTAACGCCGCAAGGCTGCCAGATCCTGCTGCTATCGGCCTCGGTGGCAAACGCCGAGCAGTTTACAGAGTGGCTGCGCGAGATTCACCCCCATCGCCCTTGCCGCTTGGTGCGCACGGAAAAACGTCCCGTGCCTCTCGTCGATCTGGTATTCCACGGTGGTCATTGGCTCCTGCCAAATACGCTACCATCGGGGTCGATGCGGCCGCCGCAGCCCGGCAGGCCTGATGCACCCGTGCGCCAAGAGACCATTGCGGAGCGCGCGGAAGGGCTGATGGCTCTAGGCCTCACACCGACCATCGTTTACTGTGGGCGCCGTCTAGCCTGCGAGACCATGGCAGCTATGATCTGTCGTCACTTATCGCCTTTATCGCCAGAGGAGGCCGAGCGTATCGGCGCCTCGCTTGCTGCCTCGCAAGAGGAGTTTCGCGGCCTTTCGTTCATCTCTCCGCAGCTCAGACAGATGCTACAAGTCTACGGCGTTGGCTATCACCACTCGGGCTTAGCGGCCCCCGCACGCATGGCGGTCGAGGCTTTAGTCAAAGACGGCCTACTGCGTTTTTGCGCGGCGACGATGGGCCTCAGTTTAGGCATCAACTTCTCGGTCAGATCAGCCCTGATCGCCGATTATCAGCGACCCGGCGAGTTAGGATTTACAGACTACGCACCCTCCGAGGTTCTGCAAATGTTAGGCCGTGCAGGCCGACGCGGCAAAGACGCCGTTGGTTTCAGTCTTTGGCCTTCGCCTGTGGCCTATAAGCGCCTTGGTAACGCGCAGCGTGATCGTATCACGTCGCGCCTGCGTAGCGATCCTACGACATTTCTTGGCTTGGTGGGGCGCGGATTTAGCCTGCGCGCGATCGAGAATTTTTACAGCAAGAGTTTTAGGCGTTTCACGGACCAGGGTATAGACCTCAGCCTCATGACGAAGTCTCGCCTTGTAAAAAAACTGAGCGAAAGGGATCTTCCCTGTGACTCACCAGCAGCCGCGGTGGCTGCGTTCTGGAACAAGCAGGAGTCCCCATGCACAGGTTGTCGTCTGCGCGCTAAATGTCATCCGATTCTGAAAGCCAAGAGCGCCGGATCACTCGCAGCACTACACGTGCATTTGCATAAAATTGGCGCCCTCAATGCCGACGAGTCCCTCAGTAACTTTGGCTCGATTGCGCGGTATTTTCCGCAGGCGGGGGGCCTGGTCATGGCGCGCCTCATCGCTGATCGGCAAATTACTCCGGATAATCTCAGCCGCGCCGTTGAACTTGCTGCCTCGATGACCTTAGCGCGCTTCAAAGAGCCAGGCACAGACGCCCGCTACCGCCTGCCATTTGGCGAGTACGGTGTCGAAGACATGTTGCTGCAGATGTATCCCTATGAATTATTTCCGGAGGTTTACGATCCACCATTCCGGCAGCGTACCTATCCAGTGATTCGGGAGTATAACCCGGCAGCCGGCTATGTGGTGCGGGAATGGATTCAAGGGATGCCGTGGAAAGACTTGATAGCCAATACCACCCATGAACACTACGGCACAGGTGATGTCATGTCACTGATCCTCCGTAGTGCCACCTACCTACAATCGATGGTTCAGGCTGGTATACCTCAACTAGCTGATTTGGCTAAAGATCTCCGAAGCATCATGCTCCGGGAGCCGCTCTCCTTTGTGCTTGCAATTTAA
- a CDS encoding serine/threonine protein kinase translates to MTTTPNSHRAGASFNFAPGQVLARKYQVVSRVSARASGELYLLSEQATGIERTAKFFSPALDPKNRIAGACAMKMHRLRQCDIQFQYRTQETISVDGRDVTFLVSDYFRGEELPRFVARQPGGRLSAFEGLHLLHALALGVEQVHNLGEAHGDVAPDNVLVRRRGLGFQAKLIDLKPGLQTKTDDLAEDVEALLAIFQNIIGGNKAFITLPNAVRTLCQPRRKGAHRFRHAADLRLHLENLPWT, encoded by the coding sequence ATGACTACGACGCCCAACAGCCACCGCGCCGGCGCCAGCTTTAACTTTGCCCCAGGCCAGGTACTCGCCCGCAAGTACCAGGTCGTGAGCCGCGTCAGCGCCCGGGCCAGCGGTGAACTCTACCTACTGAGCGAGCAGGCCACCGGTATCGAGCGCACCGCCAAGTTTTTCTCCCCAGCGCTAGATCCCAAAAATCGCATCGCTGGGGCCTGCGCGATGAAAATGCACCGCCTCCGCCAATGTGACATTCAGTTTCAGTACCGCACCCAGGAAACCATCTCCGTGGATGGGCGGGATGTGACATTTTTGGTATCGGATTATTTTCGTGGTGAAGAACTGCCCCGCTTTGTCGCCAGACAACCCGGTGGGCGGCTTTCTGCTTTTGAGGGGCTACATCTCTTGCATGCCCTCGCTCTCGGGGTCGAGCAGGTCCACAACCTCGGTGAGGCCCATGGCGATGTGGCCCCCGACAACGTTCTGGTGCGTCGGCGCGGCCTTGGCTTTCAGGCTAAGCTCATCGATCTCAAGCCAGGATTGCAGACCAAGACAGACGATTTAGCCGAAGACGTCGAAGCACTTCTTGCCATCTTTCAAAACATCATCGGCGGTAACAAGGCCTTTATTACCCTACCCAACGCCGTGAGGACTCTCTGCCAGCCGCGCCGCAAGGGTGCCCACCGTTTCCGCCATGCTGCAGACTTACGCCTCCATTTGGAAAATCTACCATGGACCTGA
- a CDS encoding pentapeptide repeat-containing protein — MSKDSNKLVTLTRKEVLELLAESRDLSERDIRKANLIKIDFSNCDLRGTNFSYSNLKDCSFKNADLSGASLWNANLEGADFTNANLEDADLDYAKLRGAILFHANIRRASLPTELIPREDILASVDTGCRVGAKS, encoded by the coding sequence ATGAGCAAGGATAGTAACAAGTTGGTGACGCTGACCCGCAAGGAGGTTTTAGAACTTCTTGCCGAGAGTCGTGACCTCAGTGAGCGTGATATTCGGAAGGCCAACCTCATTAAGATCGACTTTTCGAATTGCGATCTGCGAGGCACCAACTTTTCCTATTCAAACCTGAAGGACTGCAGCTTTAAAAATGCAGACTTGAGTGGTGCATCTCTTTGGAACGCCAACCTCGAGGGCGCCGACTTCACCAACGCCAATTTAGAGGATGCCGATCTCGATTACGCTAAGTTGCGTGGAGCCATTCTCTTCCATGCCAACATCAGGCGTGCATCGCTGCCGACCGAGCTGATCCCACGTGAGGATATTTTGGCATCGGTCGATACAGGCTGCCGCGTTGGGGCCAAGTCCTAA
- a CDS encoding serine/threonine-protein phosphatase: MDLKSQVYTGTDCTEAQLHPLGPGLAAVFTQRAPDSTEVNEDSCAIIPYSEDTGVLVVADGAGGLPDGAQASQITVQTIRATLRAASKKNLELRTAILDAIEKANREVQKLGLGAATTLAIAEIQGKRLRTYHVGDSQIMVIGHTGKIKLKTMSHSPVGYGVEAGFIEEQDAIMHEELHLVSNLIGFDAMHIEIGTAIDLSPKDTVIIASDGLFDNLRSEEIADSCRSSQLLAVNRKLVDACHARMTSAEDGEPSKPDDLTIITYRRSSVDSATNSDAASSAAD; this comes from the coding sequence ATGGACCTGAAGTCACAGGTATACACTGGCACCGACTGCACCGAGGCCCAGCTCCACCCCTTGGGGCCAGGTTTAGCGGCGGTATTTACGCAAAGGGCGCCCGACTCTACCGAGGTCAACGAAGACAGCTGCGCCATCATCCCCTACTCCGAGGATACGGGGGTACTCGTGGTGGCAGACGGTGCGGGGGGGCTCCCCGATGGCGCTCAGGCGTCGCAGATCACCGTCCAAACCATCCGCGCCACACTACGAGCAGCAAGTAAGAAAAACCTGGAGCTAAGGACGGCGATTCTGGACGCCATTGAAAAGGCCAACCGCGAGGTGCAAAAGCTCGGACTTGGTGCCGCGACAACCCTGGCCATTGCTGAGATTCAGGGCAAAAGGCTGCGCACCTATCATGTCGGCGACTCACAAATCATGGTGATCGGCCATACAGGTAAAATAAAGCTAAAGACCATGTCGCATTCGCCGGTCGGTTACGGCGTTGAGGCCGGATTTATCGAAGAACAAGACGCTATCATGCACGAGGAGCTGCATCTAGTTTCCAACCTGATCGGCTTTGATGCGATGCATATCGAAATCGGCACGGCTATCGATTTGTCGCCCAAAGACACCGTGATCATCGCCAGCGACGGACTTTTTGATAATTTGCGCAGCGAGGAGATCGCCGACAGCTGCCGCAGCAGCCAGCTCTTGGCGGTGAATCGCAAGCTTGTCGATGCTTGCCATGCCCGCATGACCAGCGCCGAGGACGGCGAACCATCCAAGCCCGATGACCTGACGATCATCACTTACCGGCGCAGCTCCGTCGACAGCGCGACCAACTCTGATGCTGCCAGTTCAGCCGCCGACTGA
- a CDS encoding low specificity L-threonine aldolase — protein sequence MTRADLRSDTLTKPTDAMLAVMMAAEVGDDVFGEDPTVARLEAETARILGKEAAMFVPSGTMANQIAIQLHTRPGDTVIAEEGAHILRFEAGAAAALAGVQIECVPRAAALADDVLIANFRPESLHTSATALLVVENTHNVGGGRVLSLAAMERIGTTAKSLGLAVHCDGARLWNAAVALGTSEAQLVAHCDTVAVCLSKGLGAPVGSVLVGSATHMVRARKLRKRAGGGMRQGGYLAAAGLYALAHHRSRLAADHRAAARMAAILREAVGNGCPLEVMYPDPGTNMVYVRLTQGSALDHERALAKRGVRMIAMGGGWLRAVFYLGVDQSAAELAASELVALSTELRR from the coding sequence ATGACGCGCGCCGATCTGAGGTCCGACACGCTTACGAAGCCGACCGATGCCATGCTTGCTGTCATGATGGCAGCAGAGGTCGGTGACGATGTCTTTGGTGAGGACCCCACAGTGGCTAGGCTCGAGGCCGAGACGGCGCGCATCCTCGGCAAAGAGGCGGCGATGTTTGTTCCGTCGGGAACCATGGCCAACCAGATCGCCATCCAGCTGCACACGCGTCCTGGCGATACCGTAATCGCCGAAGAGGGCGCCCATATTTTGCGTTTTGAGGCTGGCGCTGCTGCCGCTTTGGCTGGTGTCCAGATCGAATGTGTGCCGCGGGCCGCAGCCCTGGCCGATGATGTACTGATAGCAAACTTTAGGCCGGAGTCTCTGCATACCTCGGCCACTGCGCTACTTGTGGTCGAGAACACCCATAACGTCGGAGGCGGGCGGGTCCTGAGCCTTGCAGCCATGGAGCGTATTGGCACCACAGCCAAGAGCTTAGGTCTGGCTGTCCACTGTGACGGGGCGCGGCTTTGGAATGCTGCGGTCGCTCTGGGCACCAGTGAGGCTCAGCTGGTGGCGCACTGCGATACGGTGGCTGTTTGTTTGTCCAAAGGTTTGGGTGCGCCCGTAGGCTCCGTGCTGGTCGGCAGCGCGACCCACATGGTGCGTGCCCGCAAATTGCGCAAACGCGCCGGCGGCGGTATGCGCCAAGGCGGTTATCTTGCGGCTGCCGGACTATATGCCCTCGCACATCATCGCTCACGGCTTGCTGCGGATCATAGAGCTGCCGCCCGCATGGCTGCTATCCTGCGTGAAGCTGTTGGCAATGGTTGTCCGCTCGAGGTGATGTACCCCGACCCAGGGACTAACATGGTCTATGTCCGGTTGACTCAAGGCTCCGCACTGGATCACGAGCGGGCGTTAGCCAAACGCGGGGTCCGCATGATCGCTATGGGTGGTGGCTGGTTGCGGGCCGTTTTCTATCTCGGAGTCGATCAGTCGGCGGCTGAACTGGCAGCATCAGAGTTGGTCGCGCTGTCGACGGAGCTGCGCCGGTAA
- the gap gene encoding type I glyceraldehyde-3-phosphate dehydrogenase, protein MTIRVGINGFGRIGRTVMRAVLASGNNDIEVVHINDLTDTKTLAHMLKYDSVHGTLAADVTASDGALRVNGREISVSAIKSPAELPWAAKKVDLVFECSGIFTNRKDCELHLKAGAPKVLISAPAKDEDLTVVMGVNHHKLDKTVHKIVSNGSCTTNCLAPVAKVLNDKLTIKRGLMTTIHSYTNDQRILDLPHKDLRRARAAAVSMIPTSTGAAKAIGLVLPELKGKLDGLAVRVPTPNVSVVDVTFEVERSTTKEEINQLLRDAAAGPLKGVLAVSDEPLVSTDFNGNRHSSIVDAELTSVMNGNLVKILSWYDNETGFSWRMLDVARLLA, encoded by the coding sequence ATGACGATTCGCGTGGGTATCAACGGTTTTGGACGCATCGGTCGCACGGTCATGCGTGCGGTTCTGGCAAGTGGCAACAACGATATTGAGGTCGTACACATTAACGACCTGACTGATACAAAGACGCTGGCGCACATGCTCAAATACGATAGCGTCCATGGCACTCTGGCCGCTGATGTGACGGCGTCCGACGGTGCACTGCGTGTTAATGGGCGTGAAATTTCGGTTTCGGCGATCAAATCCCCGGCTGAGTTGCCTTGGGCTGCCAAGAAGGTGGATCTCGTCTTTGAATGCAGTGGCATCTTCACTAACCGTAAGGATTGCGAGCTGCACCTTAAGGCTGGCGCTCCTAAAGTTCTAATCTCAGCTCCGGCTAAGGACGAGGATCTGACTGTAGTGATGGGTGTCAACCATCACAAACTCGACAAAACAGTGCATAAAATCGTCTCTAACGGTAGCTGCACGACCAACTGCTTGGCTCCTGTCGCTAAAGTGCTGAACGACAAGCTGACCATTAAGCGCGGTTTAATGACGACGATTCACTCGTACACCAACGATCAGCGCATTCTTGATTTACCGCATAAAGATCTGCGGCGTGCTCGTGCAGCTGCGGTCAGCATGATTCCGACCTCGACTGGTGCAGCCAAAGCCATTGGTCTCGTGTTGCCTGAACTTAAGGGTAAACTGGACGGTCTCGCAGTACGAGTGCCGACGCCTAACGTCTCGGTGGTCGATGTCACCTTTGAGGTCGAGCGCTCGACGACTAAGGAGGAGATCAACCAACTGCTGCGCGATGCCGCCGCTGGTCCGCTTAAGGGTGTTCTGGCAGTAAGCGATGAGCCTTTGGTTTCAACTGACTTTAATGGCAATCGCCATTCGTCTATAGTAGATGCCGAGCTGACTTCGGTCATGAATGGGAACCTGGTTAAGATACTCTCGTGGTATGACAACGAGACTGGCTTTAGCTGGCGGATGTTGGATGTCGCTAGACTCCTCGCCTAA
- a CDS encoding VWA domain-containing protein — MLKRALGVSHKRSTFMVGLGLAATLAACGKTNFGEQVVQTDPALTNSGPKGADATKEQLPYGTPPTSEVEKSGWVTPEVRNAVDALLGRSEVTITVDGPGGNGGPGGGGGDNPGNGPGGAPGANGGGGDGPGPNDSIVSQTDGLLWLTCTENGGDAGLFKSEFFGKKGSKVRVAGEFCPTAKIQGDVTVLFLIDHSGSMEGAPNEGPNDKTTNGTCGRLQAAQSLVDAYAKLSLINVKAGVVGFSSGARVQVPVGGMDQLKANLKPEVFCGSDGRFAFTNYAAALQTAQQQLASTPGQKVVYLISDGSPTVGGTDPKASGVAAAQALRTIPDTSLYALFVGYKGDQASNPRGYLEQITGDAGLVRVTSGAADLVNAAKRLGTIPIKIKLEDTKGSLENPAGTTEITIEAMDQRKDAPDRFVWRSAPFELVGTPGGAALNKFTVMTVSSHGDKLNSVAEITYHEKP, encoded by the coding sequence ATGCTGAAACGTGCACTAGGTGTAAGTCACAAACGCTCGACGTTTATGGTCGGATTAGGACTAGCTGCCACATTGGCAGCCTGCGGTAAGACCAACTTCGGCGAGCAAGTAGTGCAAACCGACCCGGCTCTCACCAACAGTGGACCGAAAGGAGCCGACGCCACCAAGGAGCAACTTCCCTACGGCACACCACCAACCAGCGAGGTAGAAAAATCAGGGTGGGTTACACCCGAGGTGCGCAATGCCGTCGATGCCTTACTCGGACGCTCGGAAGTCACGATCACCGTGGATGGACCAGGCGGAAACGGTGGTCCTGGCGGTGGCGGCGGTGATAATCCGGGCAACGGCCCCGGCGGCGCTCCAGGAGCTAACGGAGGTGGCGGCGACGGCCCCGGGCCCAACGACAGTATAGTCTCGCAGACCGATGGCCTCTTGTGGCTGACGTGCACCGAAAACGGCGGCGATGCGGGGCTTTTTAAATCTGAATTCTTCGGCAAAAAGGGCTCCAAAGTGCGCGTGGCTGGTGAGTTTTGTCCAACAGCCAAAATCCAGGGTGACGTCACCGTCCTCTTCCTGATTGACCACTCGGGATCCATGGAAGGTGCACCCAACGAAGGTCCGAACGATAAAACCACCAACGGCACCTGTGGCCGGCTGCAGGCTGCCCAAAGCCTCGTCGATGCCTACGCCAAGCTCAGTCTCATTAACGTAAAGGCGGGTGTGGTCGGGTTCTCCTCCGGAGCGCGCGTCCAGGTGCCAGTTGGCGGCATGGATCAGCTGAAGGCGAACCTCAAACCCGAAGTCTTCTGCGGTTCCGATGGACGCTTTGCCTTCACCAATTACGCGGCGGCATTGCAAACTGCCCAGCAGCAACTAGCATCGACGCCCGGTCAGAAAGTCGTCTATCTTATCTCGGACGGCTCACCCACCGTCGGTGGGACAGATCCCAAAGCATCAGGAGTCGCTGCGGCGCAGGCCTTACGGACGATACCTGACACTAGTCTCTACGCTCTGTTTGTTGGCTACAAAGGTGATCAGGCGAGCAACCCGCGCGGCTATCTTGAGCAGATCACCGGAGATGCCGGGCTAGTGCGCGTAACGAGCGGAGCGGCCGACTTAGTGAATGCCGCGAAACGCCTCGGTACCATACCTATTAAGATCAAATTAGAGGACACCAAAGGCAGCCTGGAGAACCCAGCGGGTACCACTGAAATCACCATCGAAGCGATGGATCAGCGCAAAGATGCTCCCGATCGATTCGTGTGGCGTTCCGCACCGTTTGAGTTAGTCGGTACGCCGGGAGGCGCGGCGCTAAATAAATTTACTGTCATGACAGTGAGCTCGCACGGGGATAAGCTAAATTCCGTAGCGGAGATTACTTATCACGAGAAACCGTAA
- a CDS encoding ACP S-malonyltransferase: MRKTAVVICPGRGTYTKTELGYLNRHRPRVDNFLSRLDSRLAALGEPTVSALDGAKTFSLKTHTPGEYASTLIYACSAADFMAISQDKIEIVAVTGNSMGWYTTLALGGSLDEAGAFSLIHGMGSMMRGGIIGGQLIYPVVDEDWRYAPERAASLAKALADVQATPGCEAHPSIHFGGYAIIGGNEPALQLLMKALPPVDDNKYPFVLVNHAAFHTPLLNGISERAFATFGTDIFQAPKLPLIDGRGHIWQPYSTDPRELRAYTLGHQVYATYDFSRAVSVALKEFAPDYLILLGPGATSGGAIGQILIENRWLGLENKGDFTRRQAAEPFLVAMGRPDQAPLVV; encoded by the coding sequence ATGCGTAAAACTGCAGTAGTCATATGCCCAGGACGAGGCACTTACACCAAGACCGAGCTCGGTTATCTGAACCGCCACCGTCCGCGGGTAGACAATTTTCTTAGTCGGCTAGACTCGCGGCTCGCGGCTTTGGGCGAGCCCACGGTCAGTGCTCTTGATGGTGCCAAGACCTTTAGTCTAAAGACGCATACGCCTGGCGAATACGCTTCGACCCTGATTTATGCCTGCTCGGCGGCTGACTTTATGGCCATTAGCCAAGACAAGATTGAGATCGTTGCCGTCACGGGTAACTCGATGGGGTGGTACACGACCCTGGCCCTTGGAGGATCTCTCGACGAGGCCGGTGCGTTCTCCCTGATCCACGGCATGGGCAGCATGATGCGCGGCGGTATCATTGGTGGGCAGCTGATTTACCCTGTGGTCGACGAGGATTGGCGTTATGCCCCAGAGCGTGCCGCCTCGCTCGCCAAGGCCTTGGCCGATGTTCAGGCGACGCCAGGGTGTGAGGCGCATCCCAGCATACACTTTGGTGGTTACGCCATCATCGGTGGCAACGAACCAGCGCTGCAGCTTCTGATGAAAGCGCTTCCACCAGTGGACGACAACAAATACCCGTTTGTCCTTGTGAATCACGCGGCCTTTCACACGCCCCTTTTGAACGGCATCTCTGAACGCGCCTTTGCCACATTTGGCACGGATATATTTCAGGCTCCTAAGTTGCCGCTGATCGACGGTCGTGGTCACATTTGGCAGCCATACAGCACAGATCCTCGTGAATTACGCGCGTACACACTCGGCCATCAGGTGTATGCAACCTATGATTTCAGCCGTGCAGTGTCTGTCGCACTTAAAGAATTTGCCCCTGATTACCTGATCTTGCTCGGTCCTGGCGCCACATCTGGCGGTGCTATCGGTCAGATACTGATCGAAAATCGGTGGCTTGGTCTTGAAAATAAAGGTGATTTTACGCGCCGCCAGGCGGCGGAGCCATTCTTGGTGGCGATGGGACGCCCGGATCAGGCCCCTTTGGTGGTATAG
- a CDS encoding dephospho-CoA kinase, with protein MPVCGETCFGERSVLSPQELIKRYCIALTGGIATGKSTVARMLRQLSYPVIDADQLARQVTAPGSPGLAAIVNRFGTDVLDEEGRLNRPLLGQLVFHDERARRDLEAMTHPLIRAALVAEVEKLHLNEDPRLCFYEASLILETGQEKAFRAVWATYCAASTQKQRLMARDQIDCAKADRVLAAQMPAKEKAELADAVIDTSGAIGLVAAQLDALLNRQS; from the coding sequence CTGCCTGTTTGTGGGGAGACATGTTTTGGGGAGAGGTCGGTATTGAGTCCGCAGGAACTCATCAAGCGGTATTGCATCGCACTGACCGGAGGCATTGCCACCGGCAAATCAACCGTAGCACGCATGCTGAGACAACTCTCCTACCCGGTGATTGATGCTGATCAGCTTGCCCGCCAAGTGACCGCACCGGGATCGCCCGGTCTAGCGGCCATTGTAAATCGCTTTGGTACAGACGTGCTCGATGAGGAAGGTCGTCTCAATCGCCCCTTACTCGGACAGTTGGTGTTCCACGACGAGCGCGCCAGGCGCGATCTGGAGGCCATGACGCACCCACTTATCCGTGCAGCCTTGGTGGCCGAGGTCGAGAAGCTGCACCTGAATGAGGATCCCAGGCTCTGCTTTTACGAAGCCTCGCTTATTTTGGAGACTGGTCAGGAGAAGGCGTTTCGTGCCGTGTGGGCGACCTACTGCGCGGCATCCACGCAGAAGCAGCGCCTGATGGCGCGGGATCAGATTGATTGCGCCAAGGCAGACCGCGTGCTAGCCGCGCAAATGCCGGCCAAGGAAAAAGCCGAACTCGCAGATGCCGTGATCGACACTAGTGGCGCCATAGGCCTCGTAGCAGCTCAGCTTGACGCTCTCCTGAATCGGCAAAGCTAG